The [Pantoea] beijingensis genomic sequence TTCATGGCTGTACTTGCAATAGAACGAAGTCCATGTGCAACTAACTTACCACCATATCCGATTCTTTTTAAAGCAGTATTTGCAGTCTGGCTATTCATTGATTGTTTGGGATCATTTCTACTTGGAAAAACATTCTCACGATGAGCGCTTAAAGGCCTAAGAATTTCTAGAATGTCCAGTGCTTGAATTGATAGTGGAACGACATGTTCACGTTTTGCCTTCATTCTTTCTGCGGGAATAACCCAAAGCTTTGAATCAATATCTATTTCTGCCCATTTTGTACCCGATGCTTCTGAGGGTCTTACTAGTGTAAGAAGTTGCCACTCGATTAAACAGCGTGTCGTGATTGAGAGATTAGACATGACTAATGAACGCATCAGCTTGGGCAGCTCTTCCGGCCGTAATGTTGGCATGTTCTGTTTCTTTGGCCTTTCGAATGCCATACCCACGCCCGAAGCAGGATTCGCGTCAATCAACCCTGTGTTGACTGCAAAAATCATGATCTCGTTGATGCGCTGCACCAACCGGCGAACTGTCTCAAGCGCGCCACGAGCTTTAATTGGCTCTAGTGCTTCAACAATCGTCCTGGCTTTAAGCGTCTGAACAGGGATCTCACCGATAGTAGGGAAGATGTCCTTTTCCAGCGATCGCCAAATATCCTTTGCATAATCCTCGGTAACGCTTTTGCTCTTAAGCTGGAACCACCTTCCGGCAACAACTGAAAAAATACTCTCCAGCTCAATTTGTCGTTGCTCAGAAACTTCCTCTTGCTGCTTCTGCGGGTCAATCCCTTGCACAAGCATCGAAAGATATTGGTCACGTATTTGGCGTGCGACAGCTAGCGTTAGGGCAGGGTAAGAGCCAAGGCTGAGATTTGTGCGACTGCTGCTATTTGGTCGCTGGTAGCGAAAGCGCCACAGCTTTTTACCTGATGTTTTGACGAGCAGGAAAAGGCCGTCACCATCATGCAGTGTGAAGTCTTTATCTTGAGGCTTAGCTTTGAGGATTTCGTTATTGGTGAGTGGGCGTGTCATCCGCGCCATGACTGGTTTCCGTCCATAATTGGTACACGTTTATTGGACCACTGTATAACGTGTACCAATTCGTGTACCAATTATCTCTGGATTCAGGCGGATCGTCTCGGAAGGTTACAGACACAAAAAAGCCCGCAGGGCTTGTGCCGTGCGGGCTTTCAGGACTTCTGCGGACGGCTCTGGAACCGCCGCGAAAGGATTTTGGTGGAGCTGGCGGGAGTTGAACCCGCGTCCGAAATTACTACACCGTCGGCACTACATGCTTAGTCTAATCTTTACATTCGCCGGTTAGCTGCGGACAGACACGCCACTAACAAACTATCCTGATTAGGTTTAACGCTTTCACCCCAGGCAAGGTGTCCACGCGATCTCTTTTGGGTTTGACCTCTCTTGATCCCCGTCCTAAGAGCGGAGGCTAGGGAGAGAGGGCTCTAAGCAGGTTATTAAGCTGCTAGTGCGTAGTTTTCGTCGTTTGCGACTATTTTTTTGCGGCTTTTAACGAGGCAAACCGCCCCTCGGCATGCTCCTTGGGCTTCGCGAATCCCGTCGAATCCAGAATCAGCCCCAAGTACTGAAAGTAGTATATCAGAAAAACAGTCCGTTACGCCAGAGGCTTAGCGATTGGCATGCTTCATAATACGTGCTTTGTCTAACTTCCATTCACGATCTTTGATGTCATCGCGCTTATCATGCTCTTTTTTACCTTTTGCCACGCCAATCTTCAGTTTGGCCCAGGCATTTTTCCAGTAAACAGAGAGCGCAATAACCGTGTAACCGTCGCGATTCACACGGCCGTACAGTGAATCCAGTTCACGCTGTTTGAGCAGCAGTTTACGGTTTCGGGTCGGATCGCAAACGACATGCGATGAGGCGACCGATAACGGCTGAAAAGTTGAGCCAAACAGGTAAGCTTCGCCGTCGCGCAGCAGAATGTAGCTGTCACTGATATTAGCTTTTCCTGCACGTAGTGATTTGACTTCCCATCCTTGTAGCGACAGGCCAGCCTCAAACTCTTCTTCAATGAAGTATTCATGGCGGGCACGCTTGTTAAGGGCAATGGTAGCGGAACCGGGTTTATTTGCTTTTTTCTTTGTCATAGTGCGGCTTAGTCTACATCAAGCGGTGAATAATGGCATCCCCTCACCAGAAGCAGGCGGGGAAATGCGATATTTTAGCACGTCATTCGCGGCAGAGAATTTTTGTTTAATTCCCGGCGATGGTAAACTTGCCCGGATTGATGATTAACAGGAATTGATATGGCCCAGATTAGCCGTTCAGCACTTGTACCTTACAGCGCGGAACAAATGTATCAGTTAGTAAATGATGTCGATGCGTACCCGCAATTTCTTCCGGGGTGCACAGGAAGTCGTGTTCTGGAAGCCGATGAGCGGCAGATGACAGCGTCGGTTGATGTCTCTAAGGCTGGCATCAGCAAGACCTTTGTGACGCGCAATACACTAACGGATAATCAAAGTATAAATATGCAGCTTGTGGATGGGCCTTTTCGCAAATTGACCGGGGGTTGGCGCTTTACATCGTTAAGTGAAGAGGCTTGCAAGGTTGAATTAAATCTTGAATTTGAATTTACCAATATGCTGGTTGAACTGGCATTCGGGCGCATATTTAAAGAACTTGCCGGCAGCATGGTTCAGGCGTTCACTCAGCGCGCCAAAGAGGTTTATCGTGCCTGATATCACTGTTGAAGTGGTGTACGCATTACCGGAAAAACAGTATATGCAGACAACCAGCGTTTCGTCCGGGAGCTCGGTAGAAGATGCCATCAGAGCTTCAGGTTTACTGGCATTGCGTCGTGATATTGATTTAACGACAAATAAAGTGGGCATTTTTAGTCGACCGGTAAAACTGACTGATGAAGTGCATGGTGGCGACCGTATCGAAATTTATCGGCCATTGCTTGCCGATCCTAAAGAGTTACGCAGGCAGCGAGCCGAGCGAGCATCCAAAAAATAAGGCGCTATCCGCGCCTTATTTAACGTAATGTCCGTAAACCAGAGTTAACCCTGATTACCACCAGTGAGCTGTGGTTTGTTATCGATGTTGGTCAGCGCACCATTGCTATCAAAGGTCAGTGTCAGCGTTTGCTGTTTCACCGGTTCATGCCCTGGCTCTTCGCGGAACACATAATACCAGACGTTGCTGCCGAACGGATCTTTCATCATCGGCGTTCCCAGTGTGTAAGCAACTTGCTGCTGTGTCATACCGGTGTGAATTTTAGCAACGTCATTGGCAACCAAATAGTTACCCTGATTGATATCGGGACGGTAAACCACACGCTCCAGAGTGGAACAGCCCGCGGTCATCATAAGAAGTACCACTGCAGCAGCAGTCAGCGTTTTACAGCGCATTAATTGATTCCTTATTGGGGCTAAACGTCGTTACAGGCGACCGTCTTGCCCGGGTCACTTAGCTTTTATTTAAAGCTCTGTTTTGTCAGCACATCGGGGATAAGAGCCGTGCTCTCTGCGATGTCGCGCTAACCAGGCCAAACTGCCTTGGTGATTATGCCTTATTATCCAGGCGATAAGTAACCGATGATAATAAACCTTGCTGCAGTTTGAAACCTTTACAGGGCATGCTTATGACTATTGGATCGAAAAAAAGTGCGGTTTCTCCTTCATCCTTGATGTTGTAGCCGTTTTGGCTACGTGTGCTCAGCCTAATCGCTGACCTACGTCACCCGGGACAGGCTGGCTGAATTATATCCGATGCTTTCAACGTTTCGATAGCCGTGATAAACGGCGATATCAGGCAGCTAATAACTCTTTGGCATTGGCCAGGGTATTGCGTGTCACCTCGCTTCCACCCAGCAAACGTGCCAGTTCCTGTAGTCGGGCGCGCTTATCCAGCGGTTGCATATGCGTTTCAGTGACGGTGCCATCGGTTTCTTTGCTTACATAGAAATGGTGATGCCCACATCCCGCAACTTGTGGCAGGTGGGTGACGCACATTACCTGGGTAGATTCACCAAGCTGGCGTAACATTTTACCGACCACGGCAGCGGTGGGACCACTAATGCCTACATCCACCTCATCGAAAATCAATGCTGGCGTATCCATCTTCTGTGCAGTAATAACCTGAATGGCCAAGGCGATACGCGATAGTTCCCCGCCGGAGGCAACCTTCGATAAAGATTGCAGCGGCTGGCCCGGGTTAGTGGTGACGCTGAAGTCAATGCGGTCCGCTCCTTCGGCAGTCAAACTTTCCGGGTTGAACTGAACGGTGATGGCCAGTTTGCCGTGGGGCATAGATAGTGAGCGCATGCTTTCGCCAATAAGATGGCCCAATTCGCTGGCATAGTGCTGGCGACGTGCATGCAATTTCTTCGCGATATCCAGCGCGGCCTGATGATGTTTACTTACGGCATCGGCCAGCTCGTGCTGATCGCTTTCCTGCTGAGCGAGCGAGACTTGCTCAGCCAACAACTGTTGATGTAACCCCGGCAACTCCTGTGGCGCGACATGGTGTTTGCGGGAAAGACTAATTTGGCGTGACAGCCGTTGCTCCAGCTCATGCAGGCGGTTGGGATCGAGATCGAGGCGGTCGCAATAATGACGCAGCTCGTCACTGGCCTCACTGACCTGGATAGCCGCTTCCTCCAGCATTGTCAGTATACCGCTGAGTTTATCATCCATTCCGGCAAGTTCATTCATCATCTGACGAGCGCTATATAGCTGACTTTGAAGATTAGTCTCCTCGGCATCGGCAAGCAGATGTAATGCCTGCTGGCTGACCGAGAGCAACTGGCCGCTATTGGCAAGGCGCTTATACTCTTCATCGATATTTTCATATTCATTTGGCAATGGAGCAAACTCGTTCAGTTCTTTCAACTGATATTGCAACAGCTCACGACGCGCTTCACGCTCCTGCGCCAGTTGTTGATGTTGTGCCAACTCGCGGCAGCTTTGATGCCAGCGGCGATAGTGCACTGCCATCTCCTGGGCCAGTTCGGTTTCACCAGCATAAGCATCAAGCAGTCCTTTTTGGTGTTCGGGCTTGAGCAATAGCTGGTGGGCATGCTGCCCGTGGATCTGAATCAATAATTGGCCGAGGTCGCGCAGCTGTGAAAGAGGCACAGCAGTGCCGTTGATAAAGCCACGCGAGCGACCATCGCTACCGATGACGCGGCGCAGCAGGCATTCATTACCCTCATCGAGCTGGTTTTCCAGCAGCCAATGCTGTGCAGAGGGTGTATCTTTTAGCACAAAGCGGGCACAGATATCCGCCCGAGTTGCCCCCTGACGAACCATATCTGCTTCAGCACGGCCGCCGAGGCAGAGGCCCAGCGCATCAATAGCAATAGATTTACCTGCACCGGTCTCGCCGGTAATCGCTGTCATCCCTTGTTGAAAATCAATCTCCAGCTCATGGACGATAGCGAAATTACTGATGGTAAGTTGTGCCAGCATAATTAGTTTCCTGTATACAAACACAGATATGGTTTTTCATACAGTATAAACTGGTTTTATATACAGTAAAGTAGCTGGCGCTGATTTTTAGAACAATTTTTTTGACCAACCAAGTTTTATGCTTAATGTATTGAAATAATTGTAATTTTTTGGGTGTATGAGATTGAGGTGGTAATCGCTACGTCGAATAAATACCTCTTCACCTTCCTGGATAGGCAGGGCGATTTG encodes the following:
- the bamE gene encoding outer membrane protein assembly factor BamE, producing MRCKTLTAAAVVLLMMTAGCSTLERVVYRPDINQGNYLVANDVAKIHTGMTQQQVAYTLGTPMMKDPFGSNVWYYVFREEPGHEPVKQQTLTLTFDSNGALTNIDNKPQLTGGNQG
- a CDS encoding RnfH family protein — its product is MPDITVEVVYALPEKQYMQTTSVSSGSSVEDAIRASGLLALRRDIDLTTNKVGIFSRPVKLTDEVHGGDRIEIYRPLLADPKELRRQRAERASKK
- the smpB gene encoding SsrA-binding protein SmpB gives rise to the protein MTKKKANKPGSATIALNKRARHEYFIEEEFEAGLSLQGWEVKSLRAGKANISDSYILLRDGEAYLFGSTFQPLSVASSHVVCDPTRNRKLLLKQRELDSLYGRVNRDGYTVIALSVYWKNAWAKLKIGVAKGKKEHDKRDDIKDREWKLDKARIMKHANR
- the recN gene encoding DNA repair protein RecN, with the protein product MLAQLTISNFAIVHELEIDFQQGMTAITGETGAGKSIAIDALGLCLGGRAEADMVRQGATRADICARFVLKDTPSAQHWLLENQLDEGNECLLRRVIGSDGRSRGFINGTAVPLSQLRDLGQLLIQIHGQHAHQLLLKPEHQKGLLDAYAGETELAQEMAVHYRRWHQSCRELAQHQQLAQEREARRELLQYQLKELNEFAPLPNEYENIDEEYKRLANSGQLLSVSQQALHLLADAEETNLQSQLYSARQMMNELAGMDDKLSGILTMLEEAAIQVSEASDELRHYCDRLDLDPNRLHELEQRLSRQISLSRKHHVAPQELPGLHQQLLAEQVSLAQQESDQHELADAVSKHHQAALDIAKKLHARRQHYASELGHLIGESMRSLSMPHGKLAITVQFNPESLTAEGADRIDFSVTTNPGQPLQSLSKVASGGELSRIALAIQVITAQKMDTPALIFDEVDVGISGPTAAVVGKMLRQLGESTQVMCVTHLPQVAGCGHHHFYVSKETDGTVTETHMQPLDKRARLQELARLLGGSEVTRNTLANAKELLAA
- a CDS encoding integrase domain-containing protein is translated as MARMTRPLTNNEILKAKPQDKDFTLHDGDGLFLLVKTSGKKLWRFRYQRPNSSSRTNLSLGSYPALTLAVARQIRDQYLSMLVQGIDPQKQQEEVSEQRQIELESIFSVVAGRWFQLKSKSVTEDYAKDIWRSLEKDIFPTIGEIPVQTLKARTIVEALEPIKARGALETVRRLVQRINEIMIFAVNTGLIDANPASGVGMAFERPKKQNMPTLRPEELPKLMRSLVMSNLSITTRCLIEWQLLTLVRPSEASGTKWAEIDIDSKLWVIPAERMKAKREHVVPLSIQALDILEILRPLSAHRENVFPSRNDPKQSMNSQTANTALKRIGYGGKLVAHGLRSIASTAMNEAGLNPDVIESALAQSDKNEVRRAYNRSTYLTQRIELMDWWGKFASSSPLTNN
- a CDS encoding type II toxin-antitoxin system RatA family toxin, giving the protein MAQISRSALVPYSAEQMYQLVNDVDAYPQFLPGCTGSRVLEADERQMTASVDVSKAGISKTFVTRNTLTDNQSINMQLVDGPFRKLTGGWRFTSLSEEACKVELNLEFEFTNMLVELAFGRIFKELAGSMVQAFTQRAKEVYRA